The Anoplopoma fimbria isolate UVic2021 breed Golden Eagle Sablefish chromosome 20, Afim_UVic_2022, whole genome shotgun sequence genome includes a window with the following:
- the tmem147 gene encoding BOS complex subunit TMEM147 has translation MTLFHFGNCFALAYFPYFITYKCSGLSEYNAFWRCVQAGATYLFVQLCKMLFLATFFPTWEGGAGVYDFVGEFMKATVDLADLLGLHLVMSRNAGKGEYKIMVAAMGWATAELVMSRCLPLWVGARGIEFDWKYIQMSFDSNISLVHYIAMAAVVWMFTRYDLPKSFRLPVTVLLALCVYKAFLMELFVHVFLLGSWTVLLVKAVLTGAISLCSLFLFVTLVHSN, from the exons ATGACACTGTTTCACTTCGGGAACTGCTTTGCCCTGGCCTATTTCCCTTACTTTATAACATACAAGTGCAGTGGCCT TTCAGAGTACAATGCCTTCTGGAGATGTGTCCAGGCTGGAGCGACCTACCTGTTTGTCCAACTCTGTAAG atgcTGTTCCTAGCTACATTTTTCCCGACATGGGAAGGAGGAGCTGGAGTTTATGACTTTGTCGGG gaaTTTATGAAGGCCACAGTGGACCTGGCGGACCTGTTGGGTCTCCATCTTGTGATGTCTCGTAATGCTGGTAAAGGGGAGTACAAAATCATGGTGGCTGCCATGGGCTGGGCAACAGCAGAACTTGTGATGTCAAG GTGTCTCCCTCTGTGGGTAGGAGCCAGAGGGATTGAGTTTGACTGGAAGTACATCCAGATGAGCTTTGACTCTAACATTAGTTTG GTCCATTACATCGCCATGGCAGCAGTGGTGTGGATGTTCACACGCTATGACCTTCCTAAGAGCTTCAGGCTTCCTGTTACTGTGCTGCTGGCTCTCTGTGTCTACAAGGCCTTCCTAATGGA GTTGTTCGTCCATGTCTTCCTGTTGGGCAGTTGGACAGTGTTGTTGGTGAAAGCCGTGCTGACTGGTGccatctctctctgctcactgtTTCTCTTCGTCACTTTGGTCCACAGTAACTAA